Proteins co-encoded in one Malus sylvestris chromosome 7, drMalSylv7.2, whole genome shotgun sequence genomic window:
- the LOC126629097 gene encoding uncharacterized protein LOC126629097 codes for MGGVSLKGEDEAFCTKSKDSFKQCADGGSKRNGDKEKGHQEGGSSRPWGAPKYHSNRGQSQNNKRFEGKCYNCGKKGHMVKKCWFKKSTESNVASAKEKIEDDWDAVAYLAMEEKWDDEASSWWCSENEVLADSREVEDTLQEKMGDQSVQIQSSLDELKDLLDGDDVKQEVLESPWQTGVCQQPEEDRHSEVEVLTPRSQLRRSTGIPKPNPKYANATIVKEAVEAAMHKEASENSEWREARRRGRCIKEMSNLRSSGKAKRCETHIMQMGVQDKASTH; via the coding sequence ATGGGAGGGGTCTCGTTAAAAGGTGAGGATGAAGCATTCTGCACCAAAAGTAAAGACAGCTTTAAGCAGTGTGCTGATGGTGGATCTAAAAGAAATGGTGACAAGGAAAAAGGTCATCAAGAAGGAGGGAGTTCTCGGCCATGGGGAGCTCCGAAATATCACAGCAACCGTGGTCAGTCCCAGAATAATAAAAGGTTTGAGGGAAAATGCTACAATTGTGGAAAGAAGGGCCACATGGTGAAGAAGTGCTGGTTCAAAAAGTCCACAGAGAGTAATGTCGCCAGCGCAAAGGAGAAAATTGAAGATGATTGGGACGCCGTAGCATATCTAGCTATGGAGGAAAAATGGGACGATGAAGCATCTTCTTGGTGGTGCTCAGAAAATGAAGTGTTGGCTGACTCGAGAGAGGTTGAAGATACATTACAGGAGAAAATGGGAGACCAATCTGTCCAAATCCAATCGAGTCTAGATGAGCTCAAGGATTTGCTTGATGGTGACGATGTCAAGCAAGAAGTACTTGAGAGTCCTTGGCAAACTGGCGTGTGCCAACAACCAGAAGAAGATAGACATAGTGAAGTGGAAGTATTAACTCCACGATCACAACTAAGGAGGTCAACGGGAATACCGAAGCCAAATCCCAAATACGCCAACGCAACAATAGTAAAAGAAGCAGTTGAAGCTGCGATGCATAAAGAAGCATCAGAGAACTCTGAGTGGCGTGAAGCTAGGAGAAGAGGTCGATGCATTAAAGAAATGTCAAACTTAAGGTCCAGTGGCAAGGCCAAGAGATGTGAAACCCATATCATGCAAATGGGTGTTCAAGATAAAGCATCGACTCATtga